Proteins from a single region of Budorcas taxicolor isolate Tak-1 chromosome 11, Takin1.1, whole genome shotgun sequence:
- the CIZ1 gene encoding cip1-interacting zinc finger protein isoform X5 codes for MAIYSSTIAWKTPWTKEPATMFNQQQQFQQLQQQQLQQQQLLQLQQLLQQSPPQAPLPMTVSRGLPQQQPQQQLLTLQGTSPTSLLNGSVLQRALLLQQLQGLDQFAMPPATYDSASFTMPTATLGNLRGYNLATPNLTPPSLTPPQLATPNLQQFFPQATRQSLLGPPPVGVPINPSQLNLSGRTPQKQSRTSSSTTPNRKDSSSQTMPVEDKSDPPEGSEEAAETRTGTPEVSHLPSIPDQEPPQCPDDITKEKRTPALEPESCEASEPPAKKSKSLEEPTEKGPPGQLQAEVQLQTRMMAPKQTQTPELLPEPLEAQVQPQFQPRVLQITAEVQPQTQPQTCPINAQVQPKLQKQAQTQTSPEHLAPQQVQRQLRKEAEPRRQVQMEAQPRLQPPEQPPKQPVGQLPVQPPEPAQGRPQTQPQASVPALEKAPVLVRSAALETLPDTVEARAGPEEAPPEPGGAQVSMEESQEELTGGLDVAECEKRAREMLGVWGAGGSLKVTILQSSDSRAFSTVPLTPGPRAGASTSATPTAASTPSKQALQFFCYICKAGCSSQQEFQEHMSGAQHQQRLGEIQHMSQAYLLSLLPVPRDVLEREDEEPPPRRWCNTCQLYYMGDLIQHRRTQGHKLAKQSLRPFCTICNRYFKTPRKFVEHVKSQGHKDKAKELKTLEKDVASQDEDLFITVDAVGCFEGDEEEEEDDEEEEEIEVEEEFRKQMRSRDISIEEWKGSETYSPNTAYGVDFLVPVMGYVCRICHKFYHSNSGAQLSHCKSLAHFENLQKYKKAKKPSPTTRPVSRRCAINARNALTALFTSGGRAPSQPSTQDTAKNPSKVTPTPPRPPLPRRSRRLRT; via the exons atggcaatttactccagtactattgcttggaaaaccccatggacaaaggagcctg CCACTATGTTcaaccagcagcagcagttccagcagctccagcagcagcagcttcaacaGCAGCAGTTGCTGCAGCTTCAGCAGCTGCTCCAGCAGTCCCCACCGCAGGCCCCACTGCCCATGACCGTCAGCAG GGGGCTCccccagcagcagccacagcagcagctcCTGACTCTCCAGGGGAccagccccacctccctcctcaacGGCTCTGTGCTGCAGAGAGCTTTGCTTCTGCAGCAGTTACAAG GACTGGACCAGTTTGCAATGCCACCAGCCACGTATGACAGTGCCAGTTTCACCATGCCCACGGCAACACTGG GTAACCTCCGTGGCTACAACCTGGCCACCCCCAACCTGACACCCCCCAGCCTCACACCCCCACAGCTGGCCACCCCAAATCTCCAGCAGTTCTTTCCTCAGGCCACTCGGCAGTCCCTGCTGGGCCCTCCTCCTGTCGGGGTCCCCATCAACCCCTCCCAGCTCAACCTTTCAGGGCGGACCCCCCAGAAACAGTCCCGGACCTCCTCCTCTACGACCCCCAATCGCAAG GATTCTTCTTCTCAGACGATGCCTGTGGAAGACAAGTCAGACCCCCCAGAGGGGTCTGAAGAAGCTGCAGAGACCAGGACAGGCACACCAGAag TCTCTCACCTGCCCTCCATCCCAGACCAAGAACCTCCCCAGTGCCCAGATGACATCACTAAGGAGAAACGCACTCCAGCCCTTGAGCCTGAGTCTTGTgaagcctctgagccaccagctaaaAAGTCAAAGAG CTTAGAGGAGCCCACAGAGAAGGGGCCCCCAGGGCAGCTGCAGGCAGAGGTCCAGCTGCAGACCCGGATGATGGCACCCAAGCAGACACAGACACCCGAGCTACTGCCTGAGCCCCTGGAAGCCCAAGTGCAGCCACAATTTCAGCCCCGGGTCCTGCAGATCACAGCCGAGGTGCAGCCACAGACCCAGCCGCAGACGTGCCCCATAAATGCCCAGGTGCAGCCAAAGCTGCAGAAGCAGGCACAAACGCAGACCTCTCCAGAGCACTTAGCACCACAGCAGGTGCAGCGACAGCTGCGGAAGGAGGCAGAGCCACGGAGACAG GTCCAGATGGAAGCACAGCCGAGGCTCCAGCCGCCGGAGCAGCCACCCAAGCAACCTGTGGGTCAGCTACCGGTGCAGCCACCAGAACCGGCCCAGGGACGGCCTCAGACTCAGCCACAGGCATCGGTGCCAGCGTTGGAGAAAGCCCCAGTTCTGGTTCGCTCCGCAGCACTGGAAACATTGCCTGATACAGTAGAAGCTAGAGCAG GCCCAGAGGAGGCCCCGCCAGAGCCCGGGGGTGCCCAGGTCAGCATGGAGGAGAGCCAGGAGGAGCTGACCGGTGGCCTGGATGTGGCAGAATGtgaaaaaagagcaagagagatgCTGGGG GTGTGGGGGGCCGGGGGCTCCCTGAAGGTCACCATCCTGCAGAGCAGCGACAGCCGGGCCTTTAGCACCGTGCCCCTCACACCCGGGCCCCGGGCCGGCGCCTCTACCTCTGCCACCCCTACGGCGGCCAGCACGCCCTCTAAGCAGGCCCTTCAGTTCTTCTGCTACATCTGCAAGGCCGGCTGCAGCAGCCAGCAG GAATTCCAGGAGCACATGTCGGGAGCCCAGCACCAGCAGCGGCTCGGTGAGATCCAGCACATGAGCCAAGCCTACCTGCTGTCCCTGCTGCCTGTGCCCCGGGACGTCCTGGAGAGAGAGGACGA AGAGCCGCCACCCAGGCGCTGGTGCAACACCTGCCAGCTCTACTACATGGGGGACCTGATCCAGCACCGCAGGACGCAGGGCCACAAG CTCGCCAAACAATCCCTGCGACCTTTCTGCACCATTTGCAACCGCTACTTCAAGACCCCCCGCAAGTTTGTGGAGCACGTGAAGTCCCAGGGCCATAAAGACAAAGCCAAGGAG CTGAAGACACTGGAGAAGGATGTAGCCAGCCAAGACGAGGACCTCTTCATCACAGTGGACGCTGTGGGCTGCTTTGAAGGtgatgaagaagaggaggaggatgacgaggaggaagaagagatcgAGGTTGAGGAGGAATTCCGCAAGCAG ATGAGATCCAGAGACATATCCATAGAAGAGTGGAAAGGCTCAGAGACCTACAGCCCTAACACCGCATACG GGGTGGACTTCCTGGTGCCCGTGATGGGCTATGTCTGCCGCATCTGCCACAAGTTCTACCACAGCAACTCTGGGGCGCAGCTCTCCCACTGCAAGTCCTTGGCCCACTTCGAGAACCTGCAG AAATACAAGAAGGCCAAGAAACCCAGCCCCACCACCAGGCCCGTGAGCCGCCGGTGTGCCATCAATGCCCGGAACGCCCTGACGGCTCTGTTCACCTCTGGCGGCCGTGCACCCAGCCAGCCCAGCACCCAGGACACAGCCAAAAACCCCAGCAAGGTGACGCCCACACCCCCTCGGCCCCCACTGCCCCGGCGCTCCAGACGCCTCAGAACCTGA
- the CIZ1 gene encoding cip1-interacting zinc finger protein isoform X6, whose translation MAELDGGLGLLALGSLRLDQFAMPPATYDSASFTMPTATLGNLRGYNLATPNLTPPSLTPPQLATPNLQQFFPQATRQSLLGPPPVGVPINPSQLNLSGRTPQKQSRTSSSTTPNRKDSSSQTMPVEDKSDPPEGSEEAAETRTGTPEVSHLPSIPDQEPPQCPDDITKEKRTPALEPESCEASEPPAKKSKSLEEPTEKGPPGQLQAEVQLQTRMMAPKQTQTPELLPEPLEAQVQPQFQPRVLQITAEVQPQTQPQTCPINAQVQPKLQKQAQTQTSPEHLAPQQVQRQLRKEAEPRRQVQPQPPRHVQPLLQKQAQTQTYPQVQMEAQPRLQPPEQPPKQPVGQLPVQPPEPAQGRPQTQPQASVPALEKAPVLVRSAALETLPDTVEARAGPEEAPPEPGGAQVSMEESQEELTGGLDVAECEKRAREMLGVWGAGGSLKVTILQSSDSRAFSTVPLTPGPRAGASTSATPTAASTPSKQALQFFCYICKAGCSSQQEFQEHMSGAQHQQRLGEIQHMSQAYLLSLLPVPRDVLEREDEEPPPRRWCNTCQLYYMGDLIQHRRTQGHKLAKQSLRPFCTICNRYFKTPRKFVEHVKSQGHKDKAKELKTLEKDVASQDEDLFITVDAVGCFEGDEEEEEDDEEEEEIEVEEEFRKQMRSRDISIEEWKGSETYSPNTAYGVDFLVPVMGYVCRICHKFYHSNSGAQLSHCKSLAHFENLQKYKKAKKPSPTTRPVSRRCAINARNALTALFTSGGRAPSQPSTQDTAKNPSKVTPTPPRPPLPRRSRRLRT comes from the exons ATGGCTGAGCTAGATGGAGGCCTGGGCCTTCTGGCCCTTGGATCTCTGA GACTGGACCAGTTTGCAATGCCACCAGCCACGTATGACAGTGCCAGTTTCACCATGCCCACGGCAACACTGG GTAACCTCCGTGGCTACAACCTGGCCACCCCCAACCTGACACCCCCCAGCCTCACACCCCCACAGCTGGCCACCCCAAATCTCCAGCAGTTCTTTCCTCAGGCCACTCGGCAGTCCCTGCTGGGCCCTCCTCCTGTCGGGGTCCCCATCAACCCCTCCCAGCTCAACCTTTCAGGGCGGACCCCCCAGAAACAGTCCCGGACCTCCTCCTCTACGACCCCCAATCGCAAG GATTCTTCTTCTCAGACGATGCCTGTGGAAGACAAGTCAGACCCCCCAGAGGGGTCTGAAGAAGCTGCAGAGACCAGGACAGGCACACCAGAag TCTCTCACCTGCCCTCCATCCCAGACCAAGAACCTCCCCAGTGCCCAGATGACATCACTAAGGAGAAACGCACTCCAGCCCTTGAGCCTGAGTCTTGTgaagcctctgagccaccagctaaaAAGTCAAAGAG CTTAGAGGAGCCCACAGAGAAGGGGCCCCCAGGGCAGCTGCAGGCAGAGGTCCAGCTGCAGACCCGGATGATGGCACCCAAGCAGACACAGACACCCGAGCTACTGCCTGAGCCCCTGGAAGCCCAAGTGCAGCCACAATTTCAGCCCCGGGTCCTGCAGATCACAGCCGAGGTGCAGCCACAGACCCAGCCGCAGACGTGCCCCATAAATGCCCAGGTGCAGCCAAAGCTGCAGAAGCAGGCACAAACGCAGACCTCTCCAGAGCACTTAGCACCACAGCAGGTGCAGCGACAGCTGCGGAAGGAGGCAGAGCCACGGAGACAGGTGCAGCCCCAGCCCCCCAGGCACGTGCAGCCACTGCTACAGAAGCAGGCACAGACGCAGACGTACCCACAGGTCCAGATGGAAGCACAGCCGAGGCTCCAGCCGCCGGAGCAGCCACCCAAGCAACCTGTGGGTCAGCTACCGGTGCAGCCACCAGAACCGGCCCAGGGACGGCCTCAGACTCAGCCACAGGCATCGGTGCCAGCGTTGGAGAAAGCCCCAGTTCTGGTTCGCTCCGCAGCACTGGAAACATTGCCTGATACAGTAGAAGCTAGAGCAG GCCCAGAGGAGGCCCCGCCAGAGCCCGGGGGTGCCCAGGTCAGCATGGAGGAGAGCCAGGAGGAGCTGACCGGTGGCCTGGATGTGGCAGAATGtgaaaaaagagcaagagagatgCTGGGG GTGTGGGGGGCCGGGGGCTCCCTGAAGGTCACCATCCTGCAGAGCAGCGACAGCCGGGCCTTTAGCACCGTGCCCCTCACACCCGGGCCCCGGGCCGGCGCCTCTACCTCTGCCACCCCTACGGCGGCCAGCACGCCCTCTAAGCAGGCCCTTCAGTTCTTCTGCTACATCTGCAAGGCCGGCTGCAGCAGCCAGCAG GAATTCCAGGAGCACATGTCGGGAGCCCAGCACCAGCAGCGGCTCGGTGAGATCCAGCACATGAGCCAAGCCTACCTGCTGTCCCTGCTGCCTGTGCCCCGGGACGTCCTGGAGAGAGAGGACGA AGAGCCGCCACCCAGGCGCTGGTGCAACACCTGCCAGCTCTACTACATGGGGGACCTGATCCAGCACCGCAGGACGCAGGGCCACAAG CTCGCCAAACAATCCCTGCGACCTTTCTGCACCATTTGCAACCGCTACTTCAAGACCCCCCGCAAGTTTGTGGAGCACGTGAAGTCCCAGGGCCATAAAGACAAAGCCAAGGAG CTGAAGACACTGGAGAAGGATGTAGCCAGCCAAGACGAGGACCTCTTCATCACAGTGGACGCTGTGGGCTGCTTTGAAGGtgatgaagaagaggaggaggatgacgaggaggaagaagagatcgAGGTTGAGGAGGAATTCCGCAAGCAG ATGAGATCCAGAGACATATCCATAGAAGAGTGGAAAGGCTCAGAGACCTACAGCCCTAACACCGCATACG GGGTGGACTTCCTGGTGCCCGTGATGGGCTATGTCTGCCGCATCTGCCACAAGTTCTACCACAGCAACTCTGGGGCGCAGCTCTCCCACTGCAAGTCCTTGGCCCACTTCGAGAACCTGCAG AAATACAAGAAGGCCAAGAAACCCAGCCCCACCACCAGGCCCGTGAGCCGCCGGTGTGCCATCAATGCCCGGAACGCCCTGACGGCTCTGTTCACCTCTGGCGGCCGTGCACCCAGCCAGCCCAGCACCCAGGACACAGCCAAAAACCCCAGCAAGGTGACGCCCACACCCCCTCGGCCCCCACTGCCCCGGCGCTCCAGACGCCTCAGAACCTGA